Proteins encoded in a region of the Paenibacillus sp. E222 genome:
- a CDS encoding AraC family transcriptional regulator: protein MLPFYEIRKDELSVIWNLKEISFPPHMHGYLEILYVISGSQRIEVNDQTYDLHEGDAAMIFPDMVHRYETTGNSYTREVLIIIHPKLLGGLFPDLTRFHPKNPTITKPYVHEDVAIAFEKVKRDDDYAIKLGWIHIIIAHLLRKIEFEQVQQLPVQDLSKKLMEYLATHFTEPITLDTLASEFNVSKYYISRIFSKRFKMNLRNYLSMLRVEYASMLIRTTDASLTTVWMNAGFDSQRTFNRVFQAIYGMTPRDFKNNVSNYLK, encoded by the coding sequence ATGTTACCTTTTTATGAGATTCGTAAGGATGAATTATCGGTTATCTGGAATTTGAAGGAGATTTCTTTCCCTCCACATATGCATGGATATCTTGAAATTCTATATGTCATTTCAGGGTCTCAACGGATTGAAGTGAATGATCAAACGTATGATTTGCACGAAGGTGACGCAGCAATGATATTCCCTGATATGGTTCACCGTTACGAAACAACTGGGAATTCCTATACGAGGGAGGTGTTAATTATTATCCATCCCAAGCTCTTAGGCGGTCTGTTTCCTGATCTGACTCGCTTCCATCCTAAGAATCCAACTATTACTAAACCATATGTTCATGAAGACGTTGCAATTGCATTTGAGAAAGTGAAACGGGATGATGATTATGCCATTAAGCTTGGTTGGATTCACATCATCATCGCGCATCTATTGCGCAAAATTGAATTTGAACAAGTACAGCAACTCCCCGTGCAGGATTTATCCAAGAAGCTGATGGAATACTTAGCAACACATTTCACCGAGCCCATCACCCTAGACACACTTGCCTCCGAGTTTAACGTAAGTAAATATTATATTTCTCGCATCTTCTCCAAGCGATTCAAGATGAATCTACGAAACTATCTATCGATGCTTCGGGTTGAGTATGCTTCCATGCTAATTCGTACCACAGATGCGTCTCTAACAACGGTGTGGATGAATGCAGGATTCGATAGCCAGCGTACGTTCAATCGGGTGTTCCAGGCTATTTACGGCATGACACCACGAGATTTTAAGAACAATGTGAGTAACTATCTAAAATGA
- a CDS encoding carbohydrate ABC transporter permease, whose protein sequence is MSKHNVKKEQLGGVIFNVINYTFLLLFSLACLLPFVNVVASSFASTQEIVQKKFILFPTSFSLDAYRYIFSTPTIFKGLGVSIFITLAGTIVSMTLTALMAYGLSRRYLLGRNFINFLVVFSMLFSGGMIPTFLVVKAVGLIDSYWSMIIPTAINAFNLIIMRNFFQALPDSLEESAKIDGANDFRILLQIMIPLALPSIATLSLFYGVSYWNTYMNAILYLNESTMWPLQVLLRQIVIVSSGMDGNSSVVDIVPPSQTIKMSVIVVATVPMLLAYPFVQKHFTKGALLGSVKG, encoded by the coding sequence ATGTCCAAACACAATGTTAAAAAGGAACAACTCGGTGGCGTCATATTCAATGTAATAAATTATACGTTCTTGCTTCTTTTCTCCCTGGCCTGCCTATTACCCTTCGTAAACGTCGTTGCCAGTTCCTTCGCTTCCACGCAGGAGATTGTACAGAAGAAGTTTATTCTGTTTCCGACATCCTTCTCGCTTGATGCCTATCGTTACATCTTCTCCACACCTACCATCTTCAAAGGACTCGGCGTATCCATCTTCATCACGCTGGCAGGAACCATTGTCAGTATGACGCTGACGGCACTTATGGCTTACGGGTTATCCAGAAGATATCTCTTAGGACGGAACTTTATCAATTTCTTGGTCGTCTTCTCGATGTTGTTCAGCGGGGGTATGATTCCCACCTTCCTAGTTGTGAAAGCCGTTGGGTTAATCGATTCGTACTGGTCCATGATTATCCCTACTGCAATCAATGCATTCAACCTGATCATCATGCGCAATTTCTTCCAGGCGCTACCGGATAGTCTAGAGGAATCTGCCAAAATTGATGGTGCCAACGACTTTCGGATTTTGCTGCAGATTATGATTCCATTGGCTCTACCTTCCATTGCTACCTTATCCCTGTTCTATGGCGTATCCTATTGGAACACGTATATGAATGCGATCCTATATCTCAACGAGTCCACGATGTGGCCACTACAAGTATTGCTCCGCCAGATTGTAATTGTCTCCAGTGGCATGGATGGCAACAGCTCGGTTGTAGACATTGTCCCTCCATCACAGACCATTAAGATGAGTGTCATTGTTGTGGCTACTGTACCGATGCTGCTCGCGTATCCTTTCGTGCAGAAGCACTTTACCAAAGGCGCTTTACTTGGTTCAGTGAAAGGTTGA
- a CDS encoding MerR family transcriptional regulator, which yields MYSISEVEKITGLRRSTLRYYEQEDSLPHVERNASGRREYSNEVLEWLELVIALKDTDMSIEDIEVYTELIRQGDPPLDARKQFLLMHKAKERAVAQTQFRLEKIICKNA from the coding sequence ATGTACAGTATTAGTGAAGTTGAGAAAATTACAGGTTTACGTCGCTCCACCCTGCGCTATTATGAACAAGAAGACAGCTTACCTCATGTGGAACGTAATGCTTCAGGTAGAAGAGAATATTCGAACGAAGTCCTAGAGTGGCTGGAGTTGGTTATCGCTTTGAAAGATACGGATATGTCTATTGAGGATATTGAGGTTTACACAGAACTGATTCGACAAGGAGATCCTCCTCTCGATGCCAGAAAACAATTTTTGCTCATGCACAAAGCTAAGGAACGTGCAGTGGCACAGACACAATTCCGTCTGGAGAAAATTATATGCAAAAACGCCTAA
- a CDS encoding MFS transporter yields the protein MKAEREILNPSVVKGSKKSKALGLDAQGIQKTMRPYHYLGDGAAQVALNSISGLIGMLTYFYTDKVGIAAATVGTIMLITKFINAIADLLMGRIVDATKSKYGKARPWILWMALPAMASIILLFTVPAEASSTVKTFYALATVAFASAIVYTGIAIPFGSLMAIRTRSVEERGKMGLTRTIFGYIIGMIIAIALIPLTNMLGGDQKAWIIVAVVLGIVSFISLILTFLASKENNAGESIVESDNIPFWESIKLLFQNKYWVIMLFAQLLINMLYTLNGSTGIYYTKYILGNENLIGIMGAVGLVPVFLGFVMVGPMIKKFGLTRTARIGMILGIVSSLIRCFMPYNFIAAIVLGGIATLATIPMMAVGGVLVNNTVEYGEWKTGKRLVGMVNSANSFGVKIGTGLAAAMIGWILAMGNYDGALVTQADSAITSILVLTVYLPLVIFVLTYLCLRKYDLDEKYPQIVKELEERLNP from the coding sequence ATGAAAGCAGAACGAGAAATCCTTAATCCATCAGTTGTAAAGGGAAGCAAGAAGTCCAAGGCATTAGGTCTTGATGCCCAAGGCATTCAGAAAACAATGCGCCCTTACCATTACTTAGGTGACGGAGCAGCGCAAGTTGCCTTAAACTCCATCAGCGGACTGATTGGGATGTTAACTTATTTTTATACAGACAAGGTAGGGATTGCTGCTGCCACAGTGGGCACGATTATGCTCATCACCAAATTTATCAATGCAATAGCAGACTTGCTGATGGGTAGGATCGTTGATGCGACAAAATCCAAATATGGAAAGGCCAGACCTTGGATTCTATGGATGGCTCTCCCCGCAATGGCATCTATCATATTACTGTTCACAGTGCCCGCCGAGGCATCATCAACGGTAAAAACCTTCTATGCGTTAGCTACAGTTGCCTTTGCTTCAGCTATTGTGTATACGGGAATTGCGATCCCTTTCGGAAGCTTGATGGCGATCCGTACCAGAAGTGTAGAAGAACGCGGTAAAATGGGCCTTACCCGAACCATCTTTGGATATATTATCGGGATGATTATCGCTATCGCATTAATTCCATTAACCAATATGCTTGGTGGGGATCAAAAAGCATGGATTATCGTTGCGGTTGTTCTGGGTATTGTATCTTTCATTTCCTTAATCCTGACCTTCTTAGCATCCAAAGAAAACAATGCTGGCGAAAGTATTGTTGAAAGCGATAACATTCCTTTCTGGGAAAGCATTAAGCTCCTATTCCAGAACAAATACTGGGTCATCATGCTGTTTGCTCAGTTATTGATCAACATGCTCTATACGCTTAATGGTTCAACAGGAATCTATTACACCAAGTATATTCTCGGGAATGAGAACCTGATCGGAATCATGGGGGCAGTTGGATTAGTCCCGGTTTTTTTGGGATTTGTTATGGTGGGACCCATGATCAAGAAATTCGGACTTACCAGAACTGCACGGATAGGCATGATTCTTGGCATCGTTTCATCACTTATTCGTTGCTTTATGCCATATAACTTTATTGCAGCTATAGTACTTGGCGGTATCGCGACACTGGCAACCATTCCAATGATGGCTGTCGGCGGAGTGTTGGTGAACAACACCGTGGAATACGGTGAATGGAAGACAGGTAAACGCCTAGTTGGGATGGTCAATAGTGCAAACAGCTTTGGCGTTAAAATTGGTACGGGCCTGGCTGCCGCGATGATCGGCTGGATTCTTGCCATGGGCAACTACGATGGAGCGTTAGTAACACAGGCGGATTCAGCGATTACCAGCATCCTGGTTCTGACGGTATATCTTCCTTTGGTGATATTCGTTCTTACGTATCTCTGCTTGCGCAAGTACGATTTGGATGAGAAGTATCCTCAAATTGTAAAAGAACTGGAAGAACGCTTGAATCCTTAG
- a CDS encoding SDR family NAD(P)-dependent oxidoreductase translates to MSLEGKVIIVTGAGSGIGRASAVMMGSRGAKLVLVDFNEQTGGETLALVRENGGEATFVQADVSKESDVQNYIQKAVEAYGKIDVAFNNVGILQKFQRFQDISEEEYTRIMDVNVKGIFLGMKYALQVMDKQGYGHIINTASTTAIRAEHSLAAYTASKHAVAGLTKAAAIEYVRKGIRINAICPGGVATTLTAAVPQSLQESGYVPEEFPSMRIGRYAEPEELAQIVAFLASDYSSYMTGSIILADGGITL, encoded by the coding sequence ATTTCTCTGGAAGGTAAAGTGATCATTGTTACGGGAGCTGGCAGTGGGATTGGAAGAGCCAGCGCGGTGATGATGGGATCTCGCGGAGCGAAGCTTGTACTGGTTGATTTCAATGAGCAGACAGGGGGAGAAACGTTAGCACTGGTTCGCGAAAATGGCGGCGAAGCTACATTTGTACAGGCTGACGTATCCAAAGAGAGCGATGTTCAAAACTATATTCAAAAAGCAGTAGAAGCCTATGGAAAAATTGATGTGGCATTCAACAACGTGGGCATACTCCAGAAATTCCAACGTTTTCAGGATATCTCCGAGGAAGAATATACACGGATCATGGATGTGAATGTGAAAGGGATCTTTTTAGGCATGAAATATGCCTTGCAGGTTATGGATAAACAGGGATACGGTCATATCATTAATACTGCGTCCACTACGGCTATTCGTGCTGAACACAGTCTGGCTGCATACACGGCTAGCAAACATGCGGTTGCGGGATTGACCAAAGCGGCGGCCATTGAATATGTACGCAAAGGTATTCGCATCAATGCTATCTGTCCAGGAGGTGTAGCTACAACATTGACGGCTGCGGTTCCCCAATCGTTGCAGGAGAGTGGCTATGTGCCTGAAGAGTTTCCGAGTATGCGGATCGGGCGTTATGCAGAGCCAGAAGAACTCGCCCAGATCGTTGCGTTTCTTGCATCTGATTATTCCAGTTATATGACAGGATCAATCATCCTCGCAGATGGTGGCATCACACTTTAA
- a CDS encoding cytochrome P450: MFTNENQGRSKSKVDFMDHSFIQQPFPVYEKLRSEEPVHRLLLPSGHAAWMVTRYEDAVNILQDGRFVTGVLDNRNDETEETLPPHQVIISRNLISVGPEDHRRLRRLIQKAFTPRMIERLRGRIVEISDELLDKIQAGNTREFDLIEDYAFPLPIIVICEMLGVPLKDQDKFRAWSNTIMESVSNPQMNQESDEVMKAFVDYLQELITDRRNHIQQDLVSDLISIEEEGDKLTEQELYALVFVLIIAGHETTVNLIGNGMLALLEHPQQKQLLMEQPALIQAAVEEVLRFNGPAEISNVRWAAENVDFQGIQIRQGDMMLVALSSANRDSSRYENPDTFDITRKVNDHIAFGKGIHYCLGAPLARLEGEIAINALLQRLPEIRLNTDAELLEWRPGMIIRGLKAFPVVY, encoded by the coding sequence ATGTTTACCAATGAAAATCAAGGTCGTTCCAAGTCCAAAGTAGATTTCATGGATCATTCTTTCATTCAGCAGCCTTTCCCAGTCTACGAAAAGCTGCGTTCCGAAGAGCCTGTCCATCGACTATTACTGCCAAGTGGGCATGCTGCGTGGATGGTTACCCGATATGAGGATGCCGTCAACATTTTGCAGGATGGTCGCTTTGTAACCGGAGTTCTCGATAACAGGAATGATGAAACGGAGGAGACACTTCCTCCACATCAGGTAATTATTTCACGCAATCTGATCAGTGTTGGTCCTGAAGATCATCGTCGACTGCGGCGCTTGATTCAGAAGGCATTTACTCCCCGAATGATTGAGAGGCTGCGGGGACGAATTGTGGAAATAAGCGATGAATTACTAGACAAGATTCAGGCAGGAAACACTCGGGAGTTTGATTTGATCGAGGACTATGCCTTCCCACTGCCCATTATCGTTATTTGCGAAATGCTAGGCGTTCCGCTGAAGGATCAAGACAAATTCAGAGCCTGGTCCAACACCATTATGGAGAGTGTCAGCAATCCGCAGATGAATCAGGAGAGCGATGAAGTAATGAAGGCTTTTGTGGATTACTTACAAGAACTGATCACGGATCGTCGTAATCATATTCAACAGGACCTCGTCAGCGATCTCATCAGCATAGAGGAAGAAGGTGACAAACTAACAGAGCAGGAGTTATATGCACTCGTGTTCGTACTCATCATAGCGGGGCATGAAACAACAGTAAATCTGATCGGGAACGGCATGCTGGCGTTGCTGGAACATCCCCAGCAAAAGCAACTACTTATGGAGCAACCGGCTCTGATTCAAGCGGCGGTTGAGGAAGTGCTGCGATTTAACGGGCCGGCAGAAATTAGCAATGTTCGATGGGCTGCAGAAAATGTTGATTTTCAAGGAATACAAATTCGCCAAGGAGACATGATGCTGGTCGCTTTATCCTCAGCGAATCGGGATTCCAGTCGATATGAAAACCCCGATACGTTTGACATTACTCGCAAAGTCAATGACCACATTGCTTTTGGTAAAGGAATTCATTATTGTCTTGGAGCTCCACTTGCGAGACTTGAAGGCGAGATTGCGATCAACGCTTTACTTCAACGGCTGCCGGAGATTCGGTTAAATACGGATGCGGAACTGCTGGAGTGGAGGCCAGGTATGATCATCCGGGGGCTCAAAGCTTTTCCAGTCGTATACTAA
- a CDS encoding helix-turn-helix domain-containing protein, whose amino-acid sequence MRKSKTFTNIFVSILLLSIGLVVGFGSYIYVSTTKSVIERVSEGHQSLILQVRNTLEQKIQTIEYAFATYSTTPSFRKVINSPLSGQDYEAYRELNSQLGYIATMGLDGVQYSLVSLKQNWSLSNGSLSRITDEEKQQMQALFADPEGNNLYWTKTKEGLRLLHALPMYSKDKEAIAMSDISLRTLNQSLQTQSDAPIYILNKQGELLYAALTEQSPISAEQMSLISKQIVNEPPSGQITIPAASGDSIMGLYARSTYNGWTYITLPNQKEVSQALSSTRLGLIVMGAVIMALMIILAYIIALRLAKPVLQIQHSLGGRAERTVKDEVGWIIQSIHSIVSEKQHLEQLIHLEKPKLETQFVLNVLQNRLTREEIHSYLERFAYTKMHNEMYATMLIQIDRPGKGALADKDTLLLAVNQLVQEIIPPSQRMLPVVLNERTQATILSFAGSSSDNREVILQYAKRVIQLSREYWSASVSVGFSGQYEDLMNTREACDMSLEALYQRLKLGKESVIFYEDILRVGSGPTLLHYPTELESRLFDAIRLGDKEEVTRTLYPLLADMMKHNLNPMNLEITLIRFVNNLIQLEQLIGTDVLLTQSNGTLYHRLLHTLNPEEVEHILVHEVIYPMVDSMQERASQQFRTLADRMASIVRTEYDQDLSLESISERLHYTPNYLSSIFRKEYNMTFSEYLMNVRLDVARKWLVDTNMPIKDIAERLGYQNSQNFIRTFRKKENLTPGAYRRVRMDS is encoded by the coding sequence ATGCGAAAGAGTAAAACGTTTACGAATATCTTTGTCTCGATCCTACTCCTTAGCATTGGACTCGTTGTAGGTTTTGGGAGTTATATCTATGTTTCAACTACAAAATCGGTAATAGAGCGTGTAAGCGAGGGGCACCAAAGCTTAATTCTGCAGGTGAGAAATACACTGGAACAAAAAATTCAAACCATTGAATATGCTTTTGCCACGTACAGTACGACGCCATCGTTTCGTAAGGTCATTAACAGTCCATTAAGCGGGCAAGATTATGAAGCATATCGCGAACTGAATTCCCAGCTAGGTTATATTGCAACGATGGGGCTTGATGGCGTGCAGTATTCGCTTGTGAGTCTGAAGCAAAATTGGAGCCTGTCTAACGGATCGTTATCACGAATTACAGATGAAGAGAAGCAACAGATGCAAGCCTTATTCGCTGATCCGGAAGGCAATAACCTCTATTGGACCAAAACTAAGGAAGGTCTTCGATTGCTGCATGCGTTACCGATGTATTCGAAGGACAAAGAAGCCATTGCGATGTCGGACATCTCTTTGCGAACACTGAATCAATCCCTACAGACGCAATCCGATGCTCCTATCTACATTTTGAACAAACAGGGTGAATTGCTCTATGCAGCTTTAACCGAACAAAGCCCTATATCTGCTGAGCAAATGAGCTTAATCAGCAAACAAATAGTTAATGAGCCTCCTTCAGGACAGATTACAATTCCTGCTGCATCGGGTGATTCAATTATGGGCTTGTACGCCCGTTCTACTTATAATGGATGGACTTATATCACACTTCCGAATCAAAAAGAAGTCAGCCAAGCCCTATCATCGACCCGTTTGGGTTTAATTGTAATGGGTGCCGTCATTATGGCTCTGATGATCATTCTTGCATACATTATAGCTTTACGGCTTGCCAAGCCCGTTCTTCAAATTCAGCATAGTCTTGGCGGACGTGCTGAGAGAACGGTCAAGGACGAGGTCGGTTGGATCATTCAGTCGATCCATTCTATTGTTTCAGAGAAACAACATCTCGAACAGCTTATCCATCTTGAAAAGCCCAAACTTGAAACACAATTTGTTCTAAATGTACTACAGAATAGGTTAACCAGGGAAGAGATCCATAGCTATCTTGAACGATTCGCATATACAAAGATGCACAACGAGATGTATGCAACGATGTTGATTCAGATTGACCGTCCCGGGAAAGGGGCGCTGGCTGATAAAGATACACTGCTGTTGGCCGTTAATCAGTTAGTGCAGGAGATCATCCCCCCGTCCCAACGGATGTTACCCGTCGTGTTGAATGAACGGACACAAGCAACGATATTATCCTTCGCTGGCAGTTCTTCAGACAATCGAGAAGTGATATTGCAATATGCCAAAAGGGTTATTCAATTGTCTCGCGAGTATTGGTCCGCTTCAGTCAGTGTGGGCTTCAGTGGTCAATATGAAGACCTGATGAATACCCGGGAAGCCTGTGATATGAGTCTTGAAGCATTGTACCAGCGTCTTAAGCTAGGCAAAGAGTCCGTTATTTTCTATGAGGATATCTTACGTGTTGGCAGCGGACCTACCTTACTTCACTACCCTACAGAATTGGAGAGTCGGCTGTTCGATGCCATACGTCTTGGTGACAAAGAAGAGGTGACACGTACGTTATACCCGCTGTTAGCAGATATGATGAAGCATAACCTTAATCCAATGAATCTGGAGATCACATTGATTCGATTCGTGAACAATTTGATTCAGTTGGAGCAGCTCATTGGTACGGACGTGTTGCTTACACAGAGTAACGGCACATTGTATCATCGACTGCTGCATACGCTGAATCCGGAAGAAGTTGAACACATTCTTGTTCACGAAGTCATCTATCCTATGGTAGATAGTATGCAGGAGAGAGCGAGCCAACAGTTTCGCACACTTGCAGATCGTATGGCCTCTATTGTACGCACGGAATACGACCAGGACTTGTCACTGGAATCCATAAGTGAACGATTGCATTATACGCCGAACTATCTAAGTAGCATTTTCCGTAAAGAGTACAATATGACCTTTAGCGAGTACTTAATGAATGTCAGACTAGATGTAGCAAGGAAATGGTTGGTGGACACGAACATGCCCATTAAAGATATAGCCGAACGACTGGGATATCAGAATTCCCAGAACTTTATACGTACTTTTCGGAAAAAAGAGAATCTCACCCCTGGTGCATATCGAAGGGTGCGGATGGATAGCTGA
- a CDS encoding sugar ABC transporter permease, whose product MILPGFIYFVIFKYFPMGGLIISFQDYQPYLGIRDSPWVGFKHFVRLFTEPTFAMLLSNTLILFALELVIFFPIPIILALMMNEVRHRLFRNSIQTIVYIPHFMSWVIIVSITYVFLSVDGGVVNEIIAALGGSKISFLTSPEWLRPMYILQIIWKEAGWSTIIYLAAITVVDTQLYEAAEMDGASRLRKMWHVTLPAIRPVIITLLILKIGNTLELGFEHMYLLLNSLNREVGEIFDTYIFTAGLKNGQLSFSTTVGLFKGLVGLVLVMFANRLAKKLGEDGVY is encoded by the coding sequence ATGATTCTTCCCGGTTTTATCTACTTTGTGATCTTCAAGTATTTTCCGATGGGCGGACTTATTATTTCATTTCAGGATTATCAGCCGTATCTAGGAATTAGAGATAGTCCATGGGTGGGCTTCAAACATTTTGTCCGTCTGTTCACGGAACCAACCTTCGCCATGCTACTTAGTAATACATTGATCTTGTTCGCGCTTGAATTAGTGATTTTCTTCCCGATTCCGATCATCCTTGCACTCATGATGAATGAAGTACGACACAGATTATTCCGAAACTCCATTCAAACGATCGTATATATCCCACATTTCATGTCATGGGTGATTATCGTCTCCATTACGTACGTGTTTCTTAGTGTGGATGGGGGCGTCGTCAATGAAATTATAGCTGCATTGGGTGGTAGCAAGATCAGCTTCTTAACTTCACCTGAATGGCTTCGTCCGATGTATATTTTGCAGATTATATGGAAGGAAGCCGGTTGGTCAACGATCATCTACCTCGCAGCTATTACTGTTGTAGATACCCAGCTGTATGAAGCTGCCGAGATGGACGGTGCGTCTAGATTGCGTAAAATGTGGCATGTAACTTTACCCGCCATACGTCCGGTCATTATTACACTGTTGATTCTCAAAATCGGAAACACGCTAGAACTTGGCTTTGAACATATGTACTTGTTACTGAATTCGCTTAACCGGGAGGTAGGTGAGATATTTGATACGTATATCTTCACGGCAGGTTTGAAGAACGGACAATTGAGCTTTAGTACAACGGTTGGATTGTTCAAAGGTCTGGTAGGTTTGGTGCTGGTTATGTTCGCTAATCGTCTCGCCAAAAAATTAGGAGAAGACGGCGTTTACTAG